The genomic stretch TCTTTATATTATATTTGCTAGTATAGGCGGAACGATACCAGTTGCTACGATACTAATGTACGAACCGCCCAATGTTGGTTTTCTAAAAATGATTGCATTTGTTTCATTATTATTAGTACCTCTATACAGTTCATGCCTCATTGCTTGGTGGATTAGAGCAAGATTTTTCAAACGACCAGCGACAACACCAGACATAGATATTCACATTAAAGATAACAAATCTGTCATACAGCTGAAATCCTTTGTTAAGAAGGCTCTGCGGATTATCCTTCTTATTCATACCATCGTATTTAGTGTCTTTGGCATCGTCGTATTCCCCTTGTTTATTTTCTGGGTTATTCCGAATGGTTCTCTAGACACAGAATTAATGCCATTATCAATTGCTGCTTTCCTGCACTTTGGTACTTGTGTTTTGGCTCTTTGGTATCGATCTATGGTGCCTAAATATTAATTCTTTTGTACTTTATCTACTTTCCGTCTGACTAATTCAATGATCACTATTAGTACAAAAGCGGATACAGGTACTATGTCTTTTAGTACCGTATTTTCTGACACTAGACCTGTAACCGCTGATATAACCAGTAAAATCAATATAAGACTATAACTATGTTTGGCTGTTAACTTCAAAAAAATCTCCTCCAAACAAGCATGCATATGTTTAATTCTCCTCACAAATGATTAGAATTTTAATGAACGGTCATTTCATATAGCTTTCAACTAGCTCATAGCATCTTTCTTTAGTTATAGTTGCTTTCGTCGCCACTAATTCTAACGTCTCCATCGTACCACCTTCATATTTTAGTGAAGCCTCTTTTGCTTCTGCGTCGCGTTCTTTGATCCAAGTTCGTTGATTTTCTTTTAACTCATTCATTTCGGTTGCGGACAATTGTTCATGAAGTACACTATATATCTCATTCAGTTTGTTATCCCATTTTTTATATTTTTCATTTGCTTGATCAATCATTGCTTGTGTTGTTGATTTAGTCTCTGCATTCTTATCTGCTTCTTCCATTGCTTTCAGTTCTTTGAGGTATTCGTCTTTCTTTGAAGCTTCATTATTTTCTGTAGCTGCGGCAGCCTGCAAATCTTCATAAGTCCCGTTTTGATAAACTTTATAATATCCTAGGTTACCAGTTTTCCCAGAAACTCGCAGAGATACATCAACTAGTTGTATGACATAATAAGAACCTTTCTGATCGGTCAATAACTTTCCATCTGTACCAAAAGATATATCTTCGTCTTTTCCCTCTTCCATTTCTTCCTTCAGAAATTCTACAGCTTCATCTCCGCTAGAGATTTGAGCGTTATCTTCAGCAGATGTGGAACTTTTCTTTTCAGACTCGTTTGTACTCGCTTCATCATTTACTGAACTGGTATCTGTTAAATTAGTTGATTTGTCTTGTACAGAAACATTGTTTGTTTCAGCTTCCCCACTATTTGATGCGGTCTGTTCATCTGCCGAACCACAAGCAGTTAATATAAGCATAGCTACAACAGACATTGATACAAAAATCACTTTTCTATTTTTCATCTTCATTCCCCTCCTTTGAAAATATTACCATAATCACTATGATTTTTCACAAAGGAGCCCGTTAGCTTAACTTAAATTTGTAACCACAAAAAGAGCACTTGCCGAGGCAAGTGCTCTTTTATCAACTCCACCACATCGTCGTAGCAGGTTCTGTAATCACAACGTTTTTCAAATTATCCACTGCTCGCTGAAAGCCTTCTTCGATGGACATGAGGGAATCTTCATGCTCGATGCTTACGACATAGTCATAGTCGTAGGTGCGGAGTGCGCTGATCATGTTATTCCATTCTTCTATGCTGTGGCCGAGTCCGACGGTGCGGAAGTTCCATGCGCGTGTTTTAATGCTGCTGTATGGCTGCATGTCGGTTAGACCGTACATGTTGACATTGTCGGGATCAATGAATGTGTCTTTAGCATGAAAGTGATGAATGGCGCCAGCTTTGCCGAGAATTTTAATGGCGGCGGTTGGGTCAATGCCTTGCCACCACATATGACTTGGGTCAAAATTGGCTCCGATCGCTTCACTTGTGCGTTCGCGCAGCTTGAGCATCGTGTATGGCGTATGCACAAGAAAACCGCCATGCAATTCTAAGGCAATCTTTACTTGATGCTCTTCAGCAAAGGTTCCGAGTTCTTTCCAATAAGGGACAAGCTTTTGTTCCCACTGCCAGTTTAAGATATCACCGTATTCAGTCGGCCACGCTGTGACTGGCCAGTTGGGCTTTGTGGCATTTTCCTCTGAACCCGCTACACCGGAGAAGCAGTTGACAACAGGAACGGCCATTTTGGCGGCAAGCTTGATCGTTTTACGCAACAGCCAATCTGATTCCTCTGCAAATGCTTTGTCCGGTGAAATTGGATTCCCATGACAGCTGAAAGCACCAATGGTTACACCGTACTTCTCAAATGTATCTTGGTATTGCTTGAGCGCTTCCTCACTTTCCAGCAGCTCATCAATCGGGCAATGCGCATTACCGGGATACCCGCCAGTTCCGATTTCCACGGTATCTAATCCAGCTTGTGTGACGCGCTTGAGCATATCTTCTAAGGACAACTCTTGAAACAGAACGGTAAAGACGCCTAGCTTCATGCTTGTTCCTCCTTTTCTACCGCTTCGCCCGTCAGAGAGATAATCTTTTTCGTACTGTTAGAATCTAATGCAGCAAGAATGACCGCTAGTGCAGAGCGTCCTTTTTCTGCGGTAATCGGACAATTCGAATTGTTCTCCAGCACACAGCCGGCAAACGCGTCTACCACGCCTGAATTTGTTTGGGCGTCTGCGTCATTCGTTTGAATTGCACCAAGCGAATGGTAGCTTCTATCGCCATTTTGATACTCGACTACCATGGAATAATCCGGGCTGTCTTCCAATCGGATTACACCTTTTTCGCCATAAATAATCGTAGAATTGTCTTCCTCTGCTACATACGACCAGCTTGCAGTGAGCGTTCCGATAATACCCGATTTGGTGCGCAGCACGGCTACTGCATTATCATCTACATTGGCATAAGGTTTTGCCAACGTGTCGACAAAAGCCGCTACCTCTTGAATGGGTTCATCCAGCAGGAACTCAATTAAGTGGGATTTATGCACGCCCAAATCACCTAGCGCGCCAATGTATGCTTTATCTTTCTCAAAGAACCAACTGTTTTTTCCATCAATACTCCATTGCTCAGGACCTCCATGACCAAATGTTGTTCGGAAGCTGTAAATCTTGCCAAGTTCGCCGGCTTTAATCAGCTCACGCGCTTTTTTATGGGAAGGAACAAAGCTTTGGTTATGTCCAATCAGCAGCAGCTTCCCGCTTTCCTTTTGCGCTGCAATCATGTCATCCGCTTCCGCAAGTGTCGTAGCCATTGGTTTCTCACATAGCACATGCTTTCCTGCCTGCAAAGCGGCAATGCTGATAGGCGCATGCAGATGGTTGGCTGCACAAACGATTACAGCATCAAGACGGGGATCTTCAATCAATTCTTCGTATTCGGTATAAGCTGTTGCTTGATAATCTTTAGCAATTTCTTCTGAACGGCTTGGCACGACGTCACAGACGGCAGTGATTTCGGTATGCGGATTTTGGTCCAATTCTGGCAAGTGGCGGTTGCGTGCGATACTTCCTAGTCCGACAACTCCTACGCGTAATGTTTTCATAAGTTAAACAATACCTCCAAGGTTATTATTCTTTAACAGAGCCGCTTGTCAGTCCAGCAACAATTCGACGCTGGAACAAGAGAACGAGAACGACGATCGGGATGGTCACTATAACGGTAGCGGCAGTAATATCTCCCCAAGGAACACTAAATTGACTTTGATAGAAAGAAATGCCGACCGGAATCGTACGCCAGCTATCTTCGGTATTAATCGTCAGCGCAAATAGATATTCATTCCAAGCTGCGATAAATACAAGAATAGCGGTTGTAAATACGCCTGGTGCAGCCAGCGGAAAGATAATTTTCCGGAAAGTCTGGAAAGGAGTTGCTCCGTCTAGCTTTGCCGATTCTTCCAGCGAAAGCGGAATTTTAATAAAGAATGTCGACAATATCCAAATTGCCAGCGGCAGACTGATTGTAATATACGGAATGACTAAGCCGAGATAGCTGTTGCGCAACCCTGCATCCGTAACGAAATTAAAGATTGGTGATAGAACGGCAATTTGCGGAAACATGGATGCTGCCAAGACGAGTCCGAGGATTAATCCTTTAAACTTAATTGGCAGCCGGGTAACCGCGTAAGCTGTAAAAGATGCAACAATAATAGAGATAATGGTGGTGAGTGATGCGACAACAAAGCTATTCAGCATGTACAGCAGCAGCGGCCGTGTTTCCAAAGCCGATACATAGTTTTCAAAAGTCATGTTACTTGAAAACCATTGGAAGGAAGAAAAGATTTCTCCTTGTGGTTTGATTGATGTGAGAAACACCCATATGAACGGAAACATGACTAAGAACACGAAAATAATCAAGAAAATGTAGAAGCCGATACCGGCACGTTTTGTCATTTTATTTTCCTCCTTTGTCTTATTGTTTTAACCTTCCGCTGAACAAATCAGAACCGATTAGCTTGATAAAGATCGTACTGAGCAAGGCAACACTCAAGAATACAATCACACTCAATGCAGAGCCGGCACCGAAATTCTGCTGTTCGAACAAAAGCTTATACGCGTAGACACTGATAGATTCCGTTGAGTTCGCTGGTCCGCCCCCAGTAAGAACGTAAATCAGATCAAACACACGGAAAGCGTCTAATGCGCGGAATAAGACAGCTACCAAAATTGCTGAACGAATCATTGGTAACGTAATGGAGAAAAATTGCTGGAACTTATTAGCTCCATCAACTGCCGCTGCTTCATACATCGAACGCGGGATAGTCTGCAAGCCAGCCAGCAGCAAAAGTGCCATATATGGCGTTGTTTTCCAGATATCAGCAAACATGACCGAAAACATACCGCCCGCTCCAGTAGAAAGCAAGACGCCTGGATCATCAATAATACCAAGCTGGGCCATATAGTAGGCCATGATGCCAGATTGTCCGTCAAACAGGAATGTCCACATCATTGCAGCAACTGCTGTCGGTATTGCCCAAGGCACTAATACAGCAGCCCGAACAAGTCCGCGTCCGATAAACACACGGTTAATCAGCAAGGCGACTAGCATACCGACGGCAAGCTCCACGCCAACTGTCACGACGGTGAACAACAGCGTGTTCAGCATTGCTGTCCATGTTCTGCCATTAGCAAGATAATCGGTATAATTTTGGACACCGACAAAGTTTGGTTCCAAGACGGCATTTTTCGTATTTGACAGCTGAGACTCTAAATCTGTCAGTGACTGAACGGCACCCTCGGGCGCATCTTCCCGCAATGCTTGAACAGCTGCGGTTTGCTCATCCAGTGTAGCAGTAAAGCCATCTGCCCATGCTTCCGGAATATCTGTCAGCCGGAGATCATCATCATTTACAGGCTGATAATTCTCCAGCATAGTGTTGACTTCTTCATAACGATCGGCAAGTCCTTCATCTGTTTTTAACAAAGTTTCGTGCTGTTCATCTAATGCGGAAGTGACGTTGTTTAATGTATTTGCTGCGCCGGGCATTGTATCTCTGACATCTTCCATCGTGTCATAAACAAGATAGCGGTTATCAGCATATGTTTCGAGATTAATACTTAAAGAGGTAATTCTTTCCGCTTTGGAAGGGTCATTGAGGCGGTAATCGAATAAGCTGTTCCACGCGGATAACAGGATAGGCCAAATGATGATAACTGCAATAAGAATAATGGACGGCGCGACCATCGCATAACCAAGCTGCCGTTCATTCAGCTGGAACCGTCTCTTTTTCGGTTGCTTCATACGCTCAGCTCCTTTATTGGTTTACGGATTCCAACGCAGCTTGCATTTTTGTCTCCATTCGTTCAACCGCTTCTTCTGCCGTAATTTCACCAGTTAGAGCACGGGAAATTTCAATTTGCATGATATCAGATATTTCTGGGTAGATTGGTGTAATTGGTCGGGGTATCGCGTTTTGCAAGGAATTGTAAAAGTCCTCACTAGCAAGTACTGCACTAACATCGGTAATCTCTTTATCATCGTATAAAGCTTCAAGCGTCGGAGCCTTGCCGCCTTCAAGCGCGCTGATTTTTTGGCCTTGTTCTCCGCTCATCCATTTCACAAACGTCCAAGACGCTTCGACTTCATCTGAGTAGCGGTTAATCATTCGCATCCAGCCTCCTAAAGCAGATGCATTTCCGTCACTGCCAGCCGGAATGGTCGCAATACCAACATTGCCCGCTACTTTTGATACTTTTTCGTCATTTGCTGTATCATTCATGTAAGGCCAGTTCCTCGCATAAACGGCATTTCCTTCGTTAAAAGAAGACTCTGTGTCAATTTCTTTGAAGTTAAGTACATTATTCGGAACAAAGTCGCTATTGGCTATGGCAATCATCTTATTAAGTCCTTCAATCGCTTCTGGGCTATTGATTACCACATTCCCATTCGCATCAAGCACCTGCCCGCCATAAGAATAGATATACTCAATGGCATTTGTTACAATCCCTTCATACTGTGCTGCCTGCATCAAATACCCGAATTCCGCTCCTTCTTTCCCCATATTTTCCTGTGCCAGCTGCTCGAGCTCATCCCATGTTTCGGGTACTTGATCGGTTATGTCTGTTCGGTAATAAAGCAGCCCTGCATCCGCATAACCTGGCATCGCATATTGTCTGCCATTATAACGGCCCGCTTCTACTGTAGCTGGGAAGTACGCATCCATATTAATTTGATCTCTTTCAATGAGACGATCAAGCGGCAGCACGTAATTTGCCTGACCAAATTCTGCCGACCAGACAATATCGGCATCAAACACATCTACTTCCGGGCTTCTGCCGCTGAACATTGTCACATACTGATTATGTGATTGCCCCGAATCGGATGGCATTTCTCGAACAATAACATCAATGTCTGGATGCTCCTTCTCAAACGCTTTCACTAATACGTCTGTGGCGCCAGTTGTATCTGTCCCCCTTGCATATGTAATTTGTACTTTGTCATCACTCGCGCCATCTCCGCTCGTAAAAGCAGAGCAGCCTGCCAGCCCCAGACCGGCCAGTAAGGCAACCATTAGAAAGCTTCGCTTCATCACAGTTCCTCCTCGCAATTTAGTAAACGCTTTCATAATACCCCAGTACCCTTAACCTGGAGACATTAAGCATGTTCCTTATACATTTCCTTTTATTTCAAATCACTTACAATGCAAAACCATTTATAAACACTATTCATATGCGGGTTAAAATGAATTATCCCTTACAGTGCCGGTAGACAAACTATATAGTTAAAGTAACGCCTCTCCTAAAATATTTTGCAGTTCTTTATCCGCAACATCGACATTTGTTAGCAGACTCGGTTGCTTTGCCCGAGACTTAACATAACTAGAGGAATCTATGGAAAGAAACAGAAAAAGAAGACTTAGGCTCAATAACTTAGCTCGAAAGTCTTCTATTATTTATACCGTTTTTTAAACGCTGCTGACTGCTTCATACCT from Terribacillus sp. DMT04 encodes the following:
- a CDS encoding lysozyme inhibitor LprI family protein, which encodes MKNRKVIFVSMSVVAMLILTACGSADEQTASNSGEAETNNVSVQDKSTNLTDTSSVNDEASTNESEKKSSTSAEDNAQISSGDEAVEFLKEEMEEGKDEDISFGTDGKLLTDQKGSYYVIQLVDVSLRVSGKTGNLGYYKVYQNGTYEDLQAAAATENNEASKKDEYLKELKAMEEADKNAETKSTTQAMIDQANEKYKKWDNKLNEIYSVLHEQLSATEMNELKENQRTWIKERDAEAKEASLKYEGGTMETLELVATKATITKERCYELVESYMK
- a CDS encoding sugar phosphate isomerase/epimerase, giving the protein MKLGVFTVLFQELSLEDMLKRVTQAGLDTVEIGTGGYPGNAHCPIDELLESEEALKQYQDTFEKYGVTIGAFSCHGNPISPDKAFAEESDWLLRKTIKLAAKMAVPVVNCFSGVAGSEENATKPNWPVTAWPTEYGDILNWQWEQKLVPYWKELGTFAEEHQVKIALELHGGFLVHTPYTMLKLRERTSEAIGANFDPSHMWWQGIDPTAAIKILGKAGAIHHFHAKDTFIDPDNVNMYGLTDMQPYSSIKTRAWNFRTVGLGHSIEEWNNMISALRTYDYDYVVSIEHEDSLMSIEEGFQRAVDNLKNVVITEPATTMWWS
- a CDS encoding Gfo/Idh/MocA family protein encodes the protein MKTLRVGVVGLGSIARNRHLPELDQNPHTEITAVCDVVPSRSEEIAKDYQATAYTEYEELIEDPRLDAVIVCAANHLHAPISIAALQAGKHVLCEKPMATTLAEADDMIAAQKESGKLLLIGHNQSFVPSHKKARELIKAGELGKIYSFRTTFGHGGPEQWSIDGKNSWFFEKDKAYIGALGDLGVHKSHLIEFLLDEPIQEVAAFVDTLAKPYANVDDNAVAVLRTKSGIIGTLTASWSYVAEEDNSTIIYGEKGVIRLEDSPDYSMVVEYQNGDRSYHSLGAIQTNDADAQTNSGVVDAFAGCVLENNSNCPITAEKGRSALAVILAALDSNSTKKIISLTGEAVEKEEQA
- a CDS encoding carbohydrate ABC transporter permease — translated: MTKRAGIGFYIFLIIFVFLVMFPFIWVFLTSIKPQGEIFSSFQWFSSNMTFENYVSALETRPLLLYMLNSFVVASLTTIISIIVASFTAYAVTRLPIKFKGLILGLVLAASMFPQIAVLSPIFNFVTDAGLRNSYLGLVIPYITISLPLAIWILSTFFIKIPLSLEESAKLDGATPFQTFRKIIFPLAAPGVFTTAILVFIAAWNEYLFALTINTEDSWRTIPVGISFYQSQFSVPWGDITAATVIVTIPIVVLVLLFQRRIVAGLTSGSVKE
- a CDS encoding carbohydrate ABC transporter permease, yielding MKQPKKRRFQLNERQLGYAMVAPSIILIAVIIIWPILLSAWNSLFDYRLNDPSKAERITSLSINLETYADNRYLVYDTMEDVRDTMPGAANTLNNVTSALDEQHETLLKTDEGLADRYEEVNTMLENYQPVNDDDLRLTDIPEAWADGFTATLDEQTAAVQALREDAPEGAVQSLTDLESQLSNTKNAVLEPNFVGVQNYTDYLANGRTWTAMLNTLLFTVVTVGVELAVGMLVALLINRVFIGRGLVRAAVLVPWAIPTAVAAMMWTFLFDGQSGIMAYYMAQLGIIDDPGVLLSTGAGGMFSVMFADIWKTTPYMALLLLAGLQTIPRSMYEAAAVDGANKFQQFFSITLPMIRSAILVAVLFRALDAFRVFDLIYVLTGGGPANSTESISVYAYKLLFEQQNFGAGSALSVIVFLSVALLSTIFIKLIGSDLFSGRLKQ
- a CDS encoding ABC transporter substrate-binding protein; this encodes MKRSFLMVALLAGLGLAGCSAFTSGDGASDDKVQITYARGTDTTGATDVLVKAFEKEHPDIDVIVREMPSDSGQSHNQYVTMFSGRSPEVDVFDADIVWSAEFGQANYVLPLDRLIERDQINMDAYFPATVEAGRYNGRQYAMPGYADAGLLYYRTDITDQVPETWDELEQLAQENMGKEGAEFGYLMQAAQYEGIVTNAIEYIYSYGGQVLDANGNVVINSPEAIEGLNKMIAIANSDFVPNNVLNFKEIDTESSFNEGNAVYARNWPYMNDTANDEKVSKVAGNVGIATIPAGSDGNASALGGWMRMINRYSDEVEASWTFVKWMSGEQGQKISALEGGKAPTLEALYDDKEITDVSAVLASEDFYNSLQNAIPRPITPIYPEISDIMQIEISRALTGEITAEEAVERMETKMQAALESVNQ